One Legionella lansingensis genomic region harbors:
- the carA gene encoding glutamine-hydrolyzing carbamoyl-phosphate synthase small subunit encodes MFNKPAILVLSDGTVFEGISIGASGDCVGELVFNTAMTGYQEMLTDPSYAKQIITLTTAHVGNTGCNPDDMESSRVWAAGLVIRECALHQSNYRAHQSLPDWLKKQGVVAIAGLDTRELTLRLREKGAIAACISTNVYQQEEALAKAKSFAGLEGMDLACEVSRQTIERWHEGRGPWGEGSKPNQFHVVAYDFGVKHNILRILHDKGCHITIVPAKTSAAEAMALNPDGIFLSNGPGDPLACDYAITATRQFLEEGIPVFGICLGFQILGLACGAKSVKMKFGHHGANHPVVETDEPRRVFITSQNHGFAIEESSLPDCLQVTHRSLFDNSLQGIRHRDKPALGFQGHPEASPGPHDIEIIFEQFISLIKTNQLNKDAK; translated from the coding sequence ATGTTTAATAAACCAGCGATTTTAGTTCTCTCTGATGGGACTGTTTTTGAAGGCATATCCATTGGTGCAAGTGGAGACTGCGTAGGTGAGCTGGTTTTTAATACAGCCATGACCGGTTATCAAGAAATGTTAACCGATCCCTCCTATGCCAAACAAATTATTACACTAACTACAGCTCATGTTGGTAATACAGGTTGCAATCCAGACGATATGGAGTCCTCTCGGGTTTGGGCTGCAGGATTAGTGATTCGTGAATGCGCTTTGCATCAGAGTAATTATCGTGCCCACCAGTCTCTGCCTGATTGGTTAAAAAAGCAAGGAGTGGTGGCTATAGCGGGTTTAGATACCCGAGAATTAACCCTCAGACTGCGTGAAAAGGGCGCTATCGCTGCCTGCATCAGTACGAATGTCTATCAACAAGAGGAAGCTTTGGCAAAGGCTAAGAGCTTTGCTGGCCTAGAAGGGATGGATTTGGCTTGTGAGGTATCACGACAAACCATTGAACGCTGGCATGAAGGAAGAGGTCCTTGGGGAGAGGGCTCGAAGCCCAATCAATTTCATGTCGTGGCTTATGATTTTGGTGTTAAACATAATATTTTGCGGATCCTGCATGACAAAGGTTGCCATATTACCATTGTTCCTGCAAAAACCTCGGCAGCAGAGGCAATGGCACTTAATCCTGATGGGATCTTTTTGTCAAATGGTCCTGGAGACCCCTTAGCCTGCGACTATGCAATTACCGCGACACGTCAATTTCTTGAAGAAGGAATACCCGTATTTGGAATTTGCCTTGGCTTTCAAATATTAGGTTTAGCTTGTGGAGCTAAATCCGTTAAAATGAAATTTGGACATCATGGTGCTAACCATCCCGTGGTAGAGACAGACGAGCCACGGCGGGTTTTTATCACGAGTCAAAATCATGGTTTTGCTATTGAAGAGTCTTCTCTTCCTGATTGCCTGCAAGTAACACACCGTTCACTCTTTGATAATAGCTTGCAAGGGATTCGCCATAGAGATAAACCAGCTTTGGGTTTTCAAGGTCATCCGGAAGCAAGTCCTGGCCCACATGACATTGAAATTATTTTTGAACAATTTATTTCCCTAATAAAAACAAATCAATTAAATAAGGATGCAAAGTGA
- the dnaJ gene encoding molecular chaperone DnaJ, which produces MEQQDYYELLGVSRSADEAEIKKAYRKLAMKYHPDRNSNNKEAEEKFKEIQKAYAVLADPQKRAAYDRFGHAGVDPSMGGGGFGGFGGFGDVFEDIFENIFSGGRGHARGSRAQRGADLQFNVQLTLEEAALGKQIEITVPRHVTCQSCNGSGARKGSSPKNCETCNGIGQVRIQQGFFSIQQTCPHCHGEGKVITDPCTACHGQGRVRESKKLTVKIPAGVDNGDRVRLSGEGEAGIHGGPPGDLYVQVNIKAHAIFERHESDLYCEVPISFITAALGGTIEVPTLEGRVTLKIPSETQTGKTFRLRGKGMKSVRGHGMGDLLCRVVVETPVNLSREQKELLTKFQESLESSKNTHSPRSSSWFDGVKKFFEDMKF; this is translated from the coding sequence ATGGAACAGCAGGATTATTATGAACTTCTGGGTGTAAGCCGCAGTGCCGATGAGGCGGAAATAAAGAAAGCCTATCGCAAATTGGCCATGAAATACCATCCCGATCGTAACTCTAACAACAAAGAAGCTGAAGAAAAATTCAAGGAAATACAAAAGGCTTATGCTGTGCTCGCAGACCCTCAAAAGCGTGCTGCTTATGATCGCTTTGGTCATGCAGGTGTGGATCCTTCTATGGGTGGTGGGGGATTTGGTGGCTTTGGCGGTTTTGGTGATGTTTTCGAAGATATTTTTGAAAACATTTTCTCCGGTGGTCGTGGGCATGCTCGAGGATCCCGAGCACAGCGTGGCGCTGACTTGCAGTTTAATGTGCAACTTACCTTAGAAGAAGCTGCTCTTGGCAAGCAAATCGAAATTACTGTCCCCAGGCATGTAACCTGTCAAAGTTGTAATGGCTCAGGGGCGAGAAAAGGCAGTAGCCCTAAAAATTGTGAAACCTGCAATGGTATTGGCCAAGTTCGTATTCAGCAAGGTTTTTTTTCAATACAACAAACCTGTCCTCATTGTCACGGCGAAGGTAAAGTCATAACCGATCCCTGCACAGCTTGCCATGGCCAAGGGCGGGTTAGAGAAAGTAAGAAGTTAACCGTCAAGATTCCAGCAGGTGTTGATAATGGTGATCGCGTACGGCTAAGTGGTGAAGGAGAGGCGGGTATCCATGGCGGACCTCCGGGAGATTTATATGTGCAGGTCAACATTAAAGCACATGCGATCTTCGAACGTCACGAAAGTGATCTTTACTGTGAAGTTCCCATCAGTTTTATCACCGCGGCACTGGGTGGTACTATCGAGGTACCCACCTTGGAAGGCCGTGTTACGTTAAAAATTCCCAGTGAAACGCAAACTGGGAAAACATTCCGTTTACGCGGCAAAGGGATGAAATCAGTGCGTGGACATGGTATGGGTGATTTGCTTTGTAGGGTTGTCGTGGAGACGCCAGTTAATCTATCCCGAGAACAGAAAGAGTTGCTTACCAAATTTCAAGAATCTTTAGAAAGCAGTAAAAATACACATTCTCCCCGATCAAGTTCGTGGTTTGATGGCGTAAAAAAATTTTTCGAAGACATGAAATTTTAA
- the folB gene encoding dihydroneopterin aldolase, with product MNFELMDAADKPRHVELSGGIKKNLRSIGRSNRGKSTYTSNYILHNPAYCAYNTALLCYVIYFGVLMDTLSIKNLTVNTRIGVHDWEQQILQRLVIDISIPIDSTVCHDELANTIDYDKLCQLATTYLEGNAFRLIETVANKLAELIKDEFKVPQLTISVSKPYAIKNAGDIRITVTR from the coding sequence ATGAACTTCGAACTTATGGATGCCGCGGACAAGCCGCGGCACGTCGAGCTTTCAGGGGGTATCAAGAAAAACTTAAGGTCAATCGGAAGGTCAAACCGCGGGAAGTCGACCTACACTTCTAATTACATCCTGCATAACCCCGCTTATTGTGCTTACAACACCGCGTTGCTATGCTATGTGATTTATTTTGGTGTGCTCATGGATACTCTTTCTATCAAAAACCTAACAGTGAATACTCGAATTGGTGTGCATGATTGGGAACAACAAATATTACAGCGTTTAGTTATCGACATTTCGATACCGATTGATTCAACCGTTTGTCATGACGAACTTGCCAATACCATTGACTATGACAAACTTTGTCAACTCGCGACAACTTACCTTGAGGGAAACGCGTTTCGTCTCATCGAAACTGTGGCTAATAAGCTGGCAGAATTGATTAAAGATGAATTTAAAGTACCACAGTTAACGATCAGCGTTAGTAAACCCTATGCAATTAAAAATGCGGGAGATATCCGCATCACTGTCACCCGTTAA
- a CDS encoding DUF5617 domain-containing protein, with amino-acid sequence MHLLSDINLSEYQQEIKERLTLLIDPASRNIPVDPIFLHYTDATTTVVRLFSKASVLEYQRQNDTSRKILQELKEDKTGILIALMQAQNLSEAEKKYKAFLLKMKHLTGEEMMAILNELAQIVKLAHFSKSLQPILFEIHGLLHRSIDVYLHEFKVMAESAGFEKTLEGLCLFHSALFAEQTRLTAMHHGKLLHNEVTLTTNEIVCPVTRYKIAISNSLATSSKAENFLAILIALSQLAHLEDDDIKNFLKTQPKNYLEAAENKLVQYLRYPFWFNFTKEQNQFLEKIGAKEALKQLRYRHLWNEHKSSEENILSLLKDYNKEDWHFPSLGLFLTGHWRRHHHEQIRIAIRKMQTGTAAAEVLQELDSYAKKHPQYNPDGSLARRLEFIQRKLSMESSPKGTTSTLSLMQC; translated from the coding sequence ATGCATCTACTCTCTGATATTAATTTGAGCGAATATCAACAAGAAATTAAAGAAAGGCTAACGTTACTCATCGATCCAGCTTCTAGAAATATTCCCGTAGATCCAATATTTCTGCACTATACCGATGCTACAACTACGGTGGTGCGTTTGTTTTCAAAAGCTTCTGTCCTGGAATATCAACGGCAGAATGATACTTCACGCAAAATACTGCAGGAATTAAAAGAAGACAAGACCGGCATCTTGATAGCTCTAATGCAAGCTCAAAATTTATCCGAAGCAGAAAAAAAATATAAAGCGTTTCTTTTAAAAATGAAACACTTAACCGGTGAGGAAATGATGGCCATTTTGAATGAGCTTGCGCAAATCGTTAAACTTGCTCATTTCTCCAAGTCTCTGCAGCCAATTTTATTTGAAATTCATGGATTACTTCATAGGAGCATTGATGTTTATTTGCATGAATTTAAGGTCATGGCGGAGTCTGCAGGCTTTGAAAAAACATTGGAAGGGTTATGTCTTTTCCACAGCGCTTTATTTGCAGAACAAACAAGACTTACTGCCATGCATCATGGGAAATTGTTACATAACGAGGTGACTCTAACGACCAATGAAATTGTTTGTCCAGTGACTCGTTATAAAATCGCGATTTCAAATTCCCTCGCTACAAGCAGCAAAGCAGAAAATTTTCTGGCTATTCTTATTGCCTTAAGTCAATTAGCCCATTTAGAAGATGATGATATAAAGAATTTTTTAAAAACACAGCCGAAGAACTATCTTGAGGCAGCAGAAAATAAACTAGTGCAATACTTGCGCTATCCTTTCTGGTTTAATTTCACTAAGGAACAAAATCAGTTTTTAGAAAAGATTGGCGCAAAGGAAGCTTTAAAACAGTTACGTTATAGGCATTTGTGGAATGAGCATAAATCATCGGAAGAGAATATTTTATCCCTATTGAAAGATTACAATAAAGAAGATTGGCATTTCCCTTCGTTGGGTTTATTTCTCACTGGCCATTGGCGTCGACATCACCATGAGCAAATCCGTATCGCTATAAGAAAAATGCAAACAGGTACTGCAGCCGCTGAAGTATTACAAGAATTGGATAGCTATGCCAAAAAGCATCCACAATATAATCCGGATGGTTCTTTGGCAAGGCGGCTGGAATTTATTCAACGTAAACTTAGCATGGAGTCAAGCCCCAAGGGAACTACCTCCACTTTAAGTTTGATGCAGTGCTAG
- the hemE gene encoding uroporphyrinogen decarboxylase produces MDTNIQESLFIRALKRQPVPRTPVWFMRQAGRYLPEYRLIRKQAGNFMGLCKNPTLACEVALQPLRRFSLDAAILFSDILTIPDAMGLELYFTEGEGPAFRKPVRTFDAINDLAVPKSTELSYVMEAVGLIRQEIPKDIPLLGFAGSPWTLACYMVEGGSSRDFKQILRLLYVEPQTVHLLLSKLKQAVTAYLDQQINAGANAVMLFDTWGGMLTPANYQVFSLNYMAEIIQSLQEKHPHVPTILFTKGGGQWLKQMAATGCNAIGIDWTTDLGFARSQVGDKVALQGNLDPAVLLSNPDCIRHQVRQVLSSFGHGEGHVFNLGHGITPDVPPEHVSAMIEAVHKFSPEYHGG; encoded by the coding sequence ATGGACACAAACATTCAAGAATCATTATTTATTCGTGCATTGAAGCGTCAACCAGTGCCACGAACGCCCGTGTGGTTCATGCGTCAAGCAGGCCGTTATTTGCCTGAGTATCGTCTCATTCGTAAACAGGCCGGTAATTTTATGGGCTTGTGTAAGAACCCCACTTTGGCTTGTGAGGTGGCTTTGCAACCATTGCGGCGCTTTTCGTTGGATGCAGCCATTTTGTTTTCTGACATTTTAACTATCCCGGATGCCATGGGATTGGAATTGTATTTTACAGAAGGTGAAGGGCCCGCATTTCGCAAACCCGTACGCACATTTGATGCCATCAATGATTTGGCTGTGCCAAAGTCAACGGAATTGAGCTATGTCATGGAGGCAGTCGGATTAATTCGCCAGGAAATACCTAAGGATATCCCCCTTCTTGGTTTTGCAGGCAGTCCGTGGACTTTAGCGTGCTACATGGTCGAAGGAGGAAGTAGCCGGGACTTTAAACAAATATTGCGTTTGCTCTATGTAGAACCGCAAACAGTCCATTTGTTGTTGTCAAAGCTCAAGCAAGCGGTGACAGCCTATCTTGATCAGCAAATAAACGCAGGTGCGAATGCGGTGATGTTGTTTGACACTTGGGGTGGAATGTTAACCCCAGCAAACTATCAAGTGTTCTCGCTTAATTACATGGCTGAGATTATCCAATCATTGCAAGAAAAGCACCCGCATGTTCCAACGATTTTGTTCACCAAAGGGGGTGGTCAATGGCTTAAGCAAATGGCTGCAACAGGATGTAACGCTATTGGCATCGATTGGACTACTGATCTTGGTTTCGCTCGTTCGCAAGTAGGCGATAAAGTTGCTTTGCAAGGGAATCTTGATCCCGCTGTCCTACTTTCTAATCCTGATTGCATACGCCATCAAGTTAGACAAGTCTTATCCTCCTTTGGGCATGGTGAGGGTCATGTATTCAACCTTGGTCATGGAATTACCCCTGATGTGCCTCCTGAACATGTTAGTGCTATGATTGAAGCAGTACATAAATTTAGTCCTGAATATCATGGAGGTTGA
- the grpE gene encoding nucleotide exchange factor GrpE: protein MSEENKKNWRKLKEEHELEIEASEEVDEEEGEGEGTGNKEPALEHPSYAVLEEQLTAAEQKAHENWEKAVRAVAELENVRRRSERDVANAHRYGVEKLLTALLPVADSLEQALQLSEKEENKSMHKGLELTRKLFLDVLQKNGVEELDPQGEPFNPQEHEAMSMQETADAAPNTVLAVFQKGYKLHDRVIRPARVVVAKAKNE, encoded by the coding sequence ATGAGTGAAGAGAACAAAAAAAATTGGCGCAAGCTAAAAGAAGAACATGAATTGGAAATAGAAGCTTCAGAGGAAGTGGATGAAGAGGAAGGAGAGGGTGAGGGTACAGGCAACAAGGAACCTGCTTTAGAACATCCAAGCTATGCAGTCCTTGAGGAACAATTGACAGCTGCTGAGCAAAAGGCCCATGAAAATTGGGAAAAGGCGGTGAGAGCAGTGGCAGAATTAGAGAACGTTCGTCGACGGTCAGAACGAGACGTTGCGAATGCTCACCGTTATGGTGTGGAAAAATTACTAACAGCGTTGTTACCCGTAGCTGATAGCCTTGAGCAGGCACTGCAACTTTCGGAAAAAGAGGAAAATAAGAGCATGCATAAGGGCTTGGAGCTAACAAGAAAGTTATTCCTGGATGTCTTGCAAAAGAATGGTGTAGAGGAGCTTGACCCTCAAGGTGAACCTTTTAATCCACAAGAGCATGAAGCCATGTCTATGCAAGAGACAGCAGATGCCGCGCCTAATACGGTTCTTGCTGTGTTCCAAAAAGGCTATAAATTACATGATAGAGTCATTCGTCCAGCCCGAGTAGTAGTGGCGAAGGCAAAAAATGAATAA
- a CDS encoding 3-deoxy-7-phosphoheptulonate synthase class II, whose protein sequence is MHEWSPVSWQQFSYEQAASYPDENQLMKVVEQLSQLPPLVTSGEIKNLKEAIAKAGRKEAFILQGGDCAESFNDCRSDIISNKLKILLQMSLILLHGMRKPIIRIGRIAGQYAKPRSSDYETIGGVTLPSYRGDLVNSQQFDADSRAPNPKLMLQGYSCAAMTLNFIRALLDGGFADLSYPQRWDLRFVEHSPQADEYHAIVHSLSDALAFIETIGGLRDSTLTKVDFFTSHEALHLHYEQALTRRLHDGLWYNLSTHLPWIGMRTAKLDSAHLEFMRGVQNPIGLKIGPAATKEWLKEVITILNPNHEEGRLLLITRLGAKGIEKLLPSLIEAVKETGSPVTWSCDPMHGNTETTPDGIKTRHFDNILSELRQAVSIHREMDSYLGGVHFELTGDNVTECIGGARGLNEEDLKRAYHSLVDPRLNYEQSLEMAFQLAREFKMR, encoded by the coding sequence ATGCATGAGTGGTCGCCAGTGTCTTGGCAACAATTTTCTTATGAACAAGCAGCCAGCTATCCAGATGAAAACCAATTAATGAAAGTTGTGGAGCAATTAAGCCAGCTCCCTCCTCTTGTGACGAGTGGGGAAATAAAAAATCTTAAAGAAGCAATTGCTAAAGCTGGACGAAAAGAAGCTTTTATTCTGCAAGGCGGAGACTGTGCAGAATCTTTTAATGATTGTCGGTCCGACATCATCAGCAACAAACTCAAGATTTTGTTGCAAATGAGCCTTATTTTACTGCATGGTATGCGCAAACCAATCATACGCATAGGTCGTATTGCGGGGCAATATGCTAAGCCACGCTCGTCCGATTATGAAACAATTGGAGGCGTGACCTTGCCAAGTTATCGCGGTGACCTGGTTAATTCGCAACAATTTGATGCAGATTCAAGAGCACCCAACCCCAAATTAATGCTCCAGGGTTATAGTTGTGCAGCCATGACCTTAAACTTCATTCGCGCTTTATTAGATGGGGGATTTGCTGATTTAAGCTATCCTCAACGCTGGGATCTACGCTTTGTTGAACATTCTCCACAAGCTGATGAGTACCATGCTATTGTTCACTCACTTTCCGATGCTCTGGCATTTATTGAGACCATTGGAGGCTTACGCGACAGTACTCTAACCAAAGTGGACTTTTTTACATCGCACGAAGCACTACATCTTCACTATGAACAAGCACTAACGCGACGTTTACACGATGGTTTATGGTATAACCTATCAACCCATCTGCCTTGGATAGGTATGCGCACTGCCAAACTGGATAGTGCTCACCTTGAGTTCATGCGCGGTGTGCAAAACCCCATAGGGCTAAAAATAGGTCCGGCTGCAACAAAAGAATGGTTAAAAGAAGTGATTACCATCCTTAATCCCAACCATGAAGAAGGCCGCCTACTTCTGATAACGCGCTTAGGAGCCAAAGGAATTGAGAAACTCTTGCCTTCACTTATCGAAGCAGTAAAGGAAACGGGCTCTCCTGTAACTTGGTCATGTGACCCGATGCACGGTAATACTGAAACCACTCCTGATGGTATTAAAACACGGCATTTTGATAATATTTTATCAGAGCTGCGTCAAGCGGTTAGTATTCACCGTGAAATGGATAGTTATTTGGGCGGAGTCCATTTTGAACTAACCGGGGACAATGTTACCGAGTGTATCGGCGGAGCACGAGGCTTGAATGAAGAAGATCTCAAACGTGCCTACCACAGCCTGGTCGATCCGCGGTTAAATTACGAACAGTCCTTAGAGATGGCCTTCCAGTTAGCCCGGGAATTTAAAATGCGTTAA
- the dnaK gene encoding molecular chaperone DnaK — protein MAKIIGIDLGTTNSCVAIMEGDKPRVIENSEGHRTTPSIVAYTDDNEVLVGQAAKRQAVTNPDNTLFAVKRLIGRRFDDPIVQKDIKMVPYKIIKADNGDAWVRVKGQDKAPPQISAEVLRKMKKTAEDYLGEEVKEAVITVPAYFNDSQRQATKDAGRIAGLEVKRIINEPTAAALAYGMDKKRGDSVIAVYDLGGGTFDISIIEIAEVDGEHQFEVLATNGDTFLGGEDFDLALIEYLAAEFKKDTGIDLHKDPLALQRLKDAAEKAKIELSSAQQTDVNLPYITADASGPKHLNIKLTRAKLESLVEHLIERSIEPCKIALKDAGLNVSQINEVILVGGQTRMPMVQKKVQDFFGKEPRKDVNPDEAVAVGAAIQAAVLSGEVKDILLLDVTPLSLGIETLGGVMTKLIEKNTTIPTKANQVFSTADDNQTAVTVHVLQGEREQASANKSLGRFDLTDIPPAPRGVPQIEVTFDIDANGILNVSAKDKATGKAQSIVIKASSGLSDEEVEAMVKDAQSHAEEDKKFKEMADIRNQADSLIHSSEKSMRDLEGELSAEEKSSIETAIAELKEAVKGNDKAQIEDKLKVLTNVSGRMAERIYAKKAAESQTETPPPEAKTTEETTKSADEGVVDAEFEEVQDDKK, from the coding sequence ATGGCAAAAATTATCGGAATCGACCTAGGTACCACAAACTCCTGCGTAGCGATAATGGAAGGTGATAAACCACGCGTAATCGAAAATAGTGAAGGTCATCGTACAACACCTTCGATCGTTGCTTATACCGATGACAATGAAGTATTGGTTGGGCAAGCTGCAAAGCGTCAGGCGGTTACCAACCCTGACAACACGCTGTTTGCGGTTAAGCGCCTTATTGGTCGCCGTTTTGATGATCCAATCGTACAAAAAGATATTAAAATGGTGCCCTACAAAATTATCAAAGCTGACAATGGCGATGCTTGGGTCCGCGTTAAAGGGCAAGACAAAGCGCCTCCGCAAATTTCTGCTGAAGTCTTACGTAAGATGAAGAAAACGGCTGAAGATTATCTTGGTGAAGAAGTGAAAGAAGCAGTCATTACCGTTCCTGCTTACTTCAATGACTCTCAACGTCAAGCAACAAAAGATGCAGGTCGTATTGCCGGTCTTGAAGTCAAACGTATTATTAATGAACCGACTGCTGCTGCTCTTGCCTATGGAATGGATAAGAAGCGTGGTGACTCAGTTATTGCCGTTTATGACCTCGGTGGTGGTACGTTCGATATTTCTATCATCGAAATTGCTGAAGTGGATGGTGAGCATCAATTTGAGGTATTGGCTACCAATGGTGATACTTTCTTAGGTGGTGAAGATTTTGACTTGGCTTTAATTGAGTATCTTGCTGCCGAGTTTAAAAAAGATACTGGTATTGATTTACATAAGGATCCTCTGGCTTTACAACGGTTAAAAGACGCGGCAGAAAAAGCAAAAATTGAATTATCTTCTGCGCAACAAACGGATGTGAATTTGCCCTACATTACCGCAGATGCTTCAGGACCCAAACATTTAAACATCAAATTAACACGAGCCAAGTTGGAATCTTTGGTTGAACATTTGATTGAGCGCTCCATTGAACCTTGTAAAATTGCATTAAAAGATGCGGGATTGAATGTTTCCCAAATTAATGAAGTCATCCTGGTTGGTGGACAAACACGTATGCCCATGGTGCAAAAGAAAGTTCAAGACTTCTTTGGTAAAGAACCTCGTAAAGACGTAAACCCTGATGAAGCTGTGGCAGTAGGTGCTGCAATTCAAGCTGCTGTTTTATCTGGGGAAGTCAAAGACATCTTGTTACTTGATGTGACCCCACTATCGTTGGGTATTGAAACCTTAGGTGGTGTTATGACAAAGCTTATCGAGAAAAATACCACGATTCCAACGAAAGCAAATCAAGTGTTTTCAACTGCCGATGATAACCAGACTGCAGTAACTGTCCATGTCCTACAAGGTGAACGTGAGCAAGCGTCTGCAAATAAATCGTTAGGCCGTTTTGATTTAACTGACATCCCACCTGCACCACGTGGGGTTCCTCAAATTGAAGTGACCTTTGATATTGATGCTAATGGTATCTTGAATGTGTCAGCCAAAGACAAAGCAACGGGCAAAGCACAATCCATCGTGATCAAGGCGTCAAGTGGTTTAAGTGATGAAGAAGTGGAAGCAATGGTTAAAGACGCCCAATCTCACGCAGAGGAAGACAAGAAATTTAAGGAAATGGCCGATATCCGCAATCAGGCAGATAGCCTCATTCATAGTAGTGAGAAGTCCATGCGAGATCTGGAAGGTGAATTATCGGCAGAAGAGAAAAGTAGCATAGAAACGGCCATTGCTGAATTAAAAGAAGCTGTTAAAGGCAATGATAAAGCCCAGATTGAAGATAAGTTAAAAGTCTTAACGAATGTTTCTGGTAGGATGGCCGAGCGTATCTACGCGAAAAAGGCAGCAGAAAGTCAAACGGAGACACCTCCTCCTGAGGCTAAAACAACAGAAGAAACCACAAAATCTGCTGATGAAGGTGTGGTTGATGCGGAGTTTGAAGAAGTACAGGATGATAAAAAATAA
- a CDS encoding hydrolase — MIIDSDFKPAWWLSNSHAQTVFPTLTRRMQAPVDATERIELPDGDFIDLAWAENGLSRESPLVILLHGLGGSVESSYVAGFMQSLNRCGWRVVLMHFRGASKEPNRLPRAYHSGDTADFDYLLQCLHNREPYTKKAAIGVSLGGNVLLKWLGEKGSQKLIDTAIAVSVPFQLRLVADRISRGFSRIYQGYLLKRLKAVFEQKRNTYSDDLPEPLRDMHKWQCFWTFDEFVTAPLHGFPNVHAYYREASSRHYLRNIVTPTLIIHALDDPFMTPDVVPTEDELSQDIILELSSSGGHVGFITGNIPGVPVYWLEERIPNFLKSVFD, encoded by the coding sequence ATGATCATTGACAGTGACTTTAAGCCCGCTTGGTGGCTGTCAAATTCTCATGCACAAACTGTCTTTCCAACATTGACTCGTCGTATGCAGGCACCCGTTGATGCCACTGAGCGCATTGAATTACCTGATGGTGATTTTATTGATTTGGCCTGGGCAGAGAATGGCTTATCGCGGGAGTCCCCTCTGGTTATCTTGTTACATGGATTAGGTGGTAGTGTCGAATCCTCTTATGTCGCAGGTTTTATGCAGAGTTTAAATCGTTGTGGTTGGCGCGTTGTTCTTATGCATTTTAGGGGCGCGAGCAAAGAACCAAATCGCTTGCCACGTGCTTATCATTCTGGTGATACAGCAGATTTTGATTACTTACTACAATGTTTACATAACCGTGAGCCTTATACAAAAAAGGCAGCTATTGGGGTGTCTTTAGGGGGTAATGTTTTGCTTAAATGGCTGGGTGAGAAAGGATCACAAAAACTAATAGATACAGCCATTGCAGTTTCTGTTCCTTTTCAACTACGTTTGGTTGCCGATCGCATCAGCCGGGGTTTTTCTCGTATTTATCAAGGGTATCTATTAAAGCGCTTAAAGGCTGTATTTGAACAAAAGAGAAATACTTATTCTGATGATCTCCCCGAACCTTTGCGCGATATGCATAAATGGCAATGTTTTTGGACCTTTGATGAGTTTGTAACGGCTCCTTTGCATGGGTTCCCGAATGTGCATGCTTACTATCGCGAGGCTAGTTCGCGTCATTATTTACGGAATATTGTTACGCCAACGTTGATTATTCATGCGCTAGATGATCCTTTTATGACACCTGATGTGGTACCGACTGAAGATGAGCTATCGCAGGATATTATTTTAGAACTCAGCTCCTCTGGTGGGCATGTGGGCTTTATCACTGGCAATATTCCCGGAGTGCCCGTTTATTGGTTGGAGGAGCGCATTCCAAATTTCTTAAAGTCTGTTTTTGATTAA